The following DNA comes from Adhaeribacter pallidiroseus.
ATGAAGTAACTCTTCAGGTAAAAGCCCGCCAGCAGCTAGAGGTGAGCAGTAAACAAATCCGAGAACTCAATGAAGAGCTTCAAGCAATAAACGAGGAATTACAGGCTAGCAATGAAGAATTAATAAGTACAAACCTAGAGTTACAGCAAGCTCAACAAGCCTTGCAAGAACTTAATAAATCCTTAGAATCGCTTGTTGCGGCTCGTACAGAAGCCTTGCAGCAGGCTTTACGGGAAACCCAACAACAACGGGAACAATTACGCGAGCAGCAAGATCAACTCCAGCAAATTTAGGGCAGGTGCCTGCTTCTATTGCTACTTTAGTGGGTTTGGAGCATCGCTATAATTTCTTCAATGATTCTTACCAAGCCCTTTCGGGTAATCGCACAAATTTAGGAAGGACTGTGGCGGAAGTGTTTCCGGAAGTAGTGGAACAAGGCTTTATTGCTTTGTTAGACCAGGTGTATGCCACTGTATTCCTTTTCGAGGAACGGAAACGCCGGCCCAGCTTTATGACCAAGCAACGGGTAAACCCGAGCTACTTTACGTCGATTTTATCTACCAACCCCTAAAAAATGAGTTTGGGCAAATACAAGGGGTTCTGGCCTTTGTCGTAGACGTTACGGAGAAGGTATTAGCCCGGCAACGCGCGGAAGCTTTACAAATCGAATTACTGGCTACCGCCCAAAGAATGGTTCAGGAACGCGAAACGTTTTACCAAGTATTTGCGAGCACGCCCGCCGCTATTAGCATTAATCGCGGCCCGGAACACCGGTTTGAATACTTTAACGCCGCCTTTCAACAAATTTTCACCGGCGGCCGTTACTCGGATTACCCATCGCCCAAGCTTTACCCGAAGCAGCGCCCGGCGGCTTCGTGGCGCTTTTGGATCAGGTCTACCAAACAGGTGAAACTTACTTGGTCATGAGTTACCCCTACTGGTAGATCAGCCGGACGGAAAACCCGCGGTAGAAAGTATTTTACTTTTACCTACCAGGCTTACCGCGAAAACAACCAGATTGCGGGGATTTCTACTTTTGCTTACGACGTTACCGAGCAAGTACAAGCCCGACGCAGCAGCAAGTGCAGCAAAAACAGCTGCAAGCCCTTTTGAACAAGCTCCCGTGGCGGTAGCCATTTTCCGGGGTGTGGAATACGTGGTTGAAGTTGCCAATACCCGGGTAGCGGCCTTGTGGGCCGGACTCCGGAGCAGGTATTAGGCAAAGCTATATTTGAAGCGTTGCCGGAAGTGCGCGACCAAGGTTTTCGAGAATTACTCGATCAAGTAATGCACACCGGAGAGCCTTTTGTAGCTAATGAAGTAGCCGCCTTATTCCAGCGTAATGATCAATTGGAAACGGTGTATCTCAACTTTGTTATCAACCTTTACATGATGATCAAGGGCGGGTGATGAGCGTAGCGGCCGTTGCTACGGACGTCAGTGAGCAGGTAAAAGCCCGTCAAGCCAGTGAAGCCAGTGCCCGACAGCTCCGCTTATTACGGATGCTTTACCGGTACTCATTGGCTACTTGGATCTGGATGAGAAATACCGGTTTGCCAATCGGGCTTACGAGAATTGGTTCAACCGTAAAGCAGCAGATCTAT
Coding sequences within:
- a CDS encoding PAS domain-containing protein — protein: MGRTPEQVLGKAIFEALPEVRDQGFRELLDQVMHTGEPFVANEVAALFQRNDQLETVYLNFVINLYMMIKGG
- a CDS encoding PAS domain-containing protein, which encodes MDLDEKYRFANRAYENWFNRKAADLLGQPIREIAGEKAYPNIKDISTGL